Within Agarivorans litoreus, the genomic segment TGGCCAAAGGTCGTCGCCTTGCACCCAACTTTGTTGGTGCTTTCCTTTACGCATCAAATCAAATTTTACATTTCTTGATACTGAAAAAATCCAAGTCATTGCGTTTCCTTTGGAAGAGTCGTACAGACCTGCTTTAAGCCAAAGCTTCAACATGGTTTCCTGTACCATTTCCAAAGAAAGTGACTCATCAACAAACTGTTTTCTCGCTAGGTTTAATAAACGCGGTGCAACTTGGCGGAATAATAAGTCGTAACTTTTTCTGCATTGTTTGCTGGCAATATTTGCTAGCAACAAGGCTACTTCGTCGTCACTATTGGGCTGTGCTACTTGACTCGCCATAGGTGTTTTGGACCCACCGATTTTTGATACTGAACTGTGTATTTCCATATTGCCAAAATCGTTTGCGGATTGATAACAAGTTAACGGGTAAGGTGTGTAAAACGATCACTTTGTCGCAAAATAAATCCTAAATATCGAATACACAAGGAAGCAGAGGGTGATTTAAGCAAGCGTTGCTTGGTACAAATGGGCAGTGGCAGCAGTTCTAACCAGCGCCAACAAAGGGTTTTTACTTGGTCGCTTTGCATACTTTGCTCTAAATTAGCAGTTTGTAATTCTGGATATTGTAAGTTGATGTTGGCCAAAGCACTTTGCAGTGCTGCAGTGTTTTTTTGTTGGTAAGTGTTAAGCCAAAGTTCAGTTTTTTCGGCACACAAGGTATGTGATAACCAAGCAGAGGAAAAACTCGGCTTATTCGACCTTACTTTGCCCCAGTGCAATACTTTAAACTCGGCTTCTATTTCCGATTCGCTTAGCCAATCAATATGACTTATTTGAGCAAAGCAGACTAAGTCGCCAGCATTGGTTGCGCTGTTGCCATCGCTGTCTTGGAAA encodes:
- a CDS encoding sigma-70 family RNA polymerase sigma factor, yielding MASQVAQPNSDDEVALLLANIASKQCRKSYDLLFRQVAPRLLNLARKQFVDESLSLEMVQETMLKLWLKAGLYDSSKGNAMTWIFSVSRNVKFDLMRKGKHQQSWVQGDDLWPILTEEEDADKVSTEDQELVSQELRHQIDKLPEEQADIVRRVYLHGESQQQVSEILNLPLGTVKSRLRLALKKMKEALDD